From the Chloroflexus aurantiacus J-10-fl genome, one window contains:
- a CDS encoding beta strand repeat-containing protein: protein MTITRFPRMLALLIVMALIVGGLPVRSMYAAGFVVNSLGDTAMPTAGDGFCTLREAIASANNAGNGDCGPNSAADDTITFSVSGTITLAAVLPFIAGGAGALTIDGGGNIAISGGGSDQVLLINSDANLTLQRLTITNGYSLGFGGGIQNSGTLTVTNSVLSNNAAGFGAGIDNTGTLTITNSTFSNNAATTSGGGIYNAGTLTITNSSFSNNAATISGGGISNDTNGTLTITNNTLSNNMADYGAGIYNDTNGTLTITNSTLSNNIASNSGGGMYNSGTLTITNSTFSTNQTGAFDGGGIYNQGALTIANSTFSNNIATNGGGIYNANALTVTNSTFEGNTVSSSGGGIYNDTVGTLAITNSTFSNNGAPNGGGIGSTGTLTLNNTIIANSFGGDCRGSVASADHNLIENTGTNACNLTNGVNGNIIGQDPNLGTLAGTPAYFPLNTDSPAIDKGSNAICAAAPVNNQSQNGVTRPQDGNGDSSATCDIGSYELDVTPPTVTSITRADPNPTNAASVSFTVTFSEAVTGVDSNDFSLNPTGGVSGAGITGVSGAGSSYTVTVNTGTGSGTLGLTLVDNDSIVDVAGNPLAGLGAGNGNFTGESYTVDKGAPTVTAITRAGPNPTGAASVNFTVTFSEAVTGVDSGDFSLTTTDSLSGVGITGVSGSGSSYTVTVNTGTGSGTLRLDVPATATITDPSGNSLSSLPFTTGESYLVRSSFVYLPLVVKAP from the coding sequence ATGACGATCACCCGATTTCCCCGAATGCTCGCTCTTCTGATCGTGATGGCGCTGATAGTCGGAGGACTGCCCGTCCGCTCGATGTATGCAGCGGGCTTTGTCGTGAACAGTCTGGGAGACACTGCAATGCCCACGGCGGGGGATGGATTCTGCACCCTGCGGGAAGCCATCGCATCGGCGAACAATGCCGGCAACGGCGACTGCGGCCCTAACAGCGCTGCTGACGACACCATTACCTTTAGCGTGAGCGGGACAATTACGCTTGCTGCCGTCTTGCCCTTCATTGCTGGCGGAGCGGGAGCGCTAACGATTGACGGCGGCGGGAACATTGCCATCAGTGGCGGTGGCAGCGATCAGGTGTTGCTTATCAACTCCGACGCGAACCTGACGCTGCAAAGGTTGACCATTACCAATGGGTATTCCCTTGGCTTCGGCGGCGGCATTCAAAACAGCGGCACGCTGACCGTCACCAACAGCGTGCTCTCGAACAACGCAGCAGGCTTCGGCGCGGGTATCGACAACACGGGAACGCTGACCATTACGAATAGTACATTCTCGAACAACGCAGCAACCACCAGCGGCGGTGGCATTTACAATGCAGGCACGCTGACTATCACAAATAGTTCGTTCTCGAACAACGCAGCAACCATTAGCGGCGGCGGAATCTCCAACGACACCAACGGCACGCTGACTATCACGAACAACACGCTCTCGAACAACATGGCAGACTATGGTGCGGGCATCTACAACGACACCAACGGCACGCTGACTATCACGAACAGCACGCTCTCGAACAATATAGCAAGTAACAGCGGCGGCGGAATGTACAATTCGGGCACACTGACCATTACCAACAGCACCTTCTCGACCAACCAGACAGGTGCCTTCGACGGCGGTGGCATCTACAACCAGGGCGCGTTGACTATCGCCAACAGCACGTTTTCGAACAACATAGCAACCAACGGCGGCGGCATTTACAATGCGAACGCACTGACCGTCACCAACAGCACATTCGAAGGCAACACAGTATCCAGCAGCGGCGGCGGAATCTACAACGACACCGTCGGCACGCTGGCTATCACGAACAGCACGTTCTCGAACAACGGAGCTCCTAACGGCGGCGGCATTGGCTCCACCGGCACGTTGACGTTGAACAATACCATCATCGCCAATAGCTTCGGTGGCGATTGCCGGGGATCGGTCGCATCTGCCGACCACAATCTGATCGAGAACACAGGTACTAATGCCTGCAACCTGACTAATGGCGTGAACGGCAACATCATCGGGCAGGATCCGAACCTGGGCACACTCGCCGGCACGCCTGCCTATTTCCCGCTCAACACCGATAGCCCGGCCATTGACAAGGGGAGCAACGCCATCTGCGCCGCTGCACCGGTCAACAACCAATCGCAGAACGGCGTCACCCGTCCGCAGGACGGCAATGGCGACAGTAGTGCGACCTGCGATATTGGTTCTTACGAATTGGATGTAACTCCTCCCACGGTCACTTCTATCACCCGCGCCGACCCCAACCCGACCAACGCCGCCAGTGTGAGCTTTACGGTCACGTTCAGTGAAGCCGTGACCGGCGTGGATAGCAACGACTTTAGCCTGAACCCGACCGGCGGTGTGAGCGGTGCCGGCATCACCGGTGTGAGCGGCGCCGGCAGTTCCTACACCGTCACGGTCAATACCGGCACCGGCAGCGGAACACTGGGGCTGACCCTGGTGGACAACGACTCGATTGTGGACGTGGCCGGTAATCCGCTGGCTGGGTTGGGGGCCGGCAACGGCAACTTCACCGGTGAGAGTTACACGGTGGATAAGGGAGCGCCGACCGTCACCGCCATCACCCGTGCCGGCCCCAATCCGACCGGTGCCGCCAGCGTGAATTTCACGGTCACGTTCAGTGAAGCCGTGACCGGCGTGGATAGCGGTGATTTCAGTCTGACGACCACTGACAGCCTGAGTGGCGTCGGCATCACCGGTGTGAGTGGCTCCGGCAGTTCCTACACTGTCACGGTCAATACCGGTACCGGCAGCGGGACGCTACGGCTGGATGTTCCTGCAACAGCTACCATTACCGACCCGAGTGGTAACTCCCTGAGCAGCCTGCCCTTCACCACAGGTGAAAGCTATCTGGTCAGATCGTCTTTCGTCTACCTACCGCTGGTAGTGAAGGCACCGTAG